Sequence from the Pseudomonas sp. LS.1a genome:
GGTGTGATCGTCGCCTTCGAAGCGGCCGTGGCCGGTGGCATCCCGGTGATCAAGGCCATCCGCGAAGGCCTGTCGGCCAACCACATCAACTGGCTGGCCGGCATCATCAACGGCACCGGCAACTTCATCCTCACCGAAATGCGTGAGAAGGGCCGTGCCTTCCCGGATGTGCTGGCCGAAGCCCAGGCGCTGGGTTACGCCGAAGCCGACCCGACCTTCGACGTCGAAGGCATCGATGCCGCGCACAAGCTGACCATTCTCGCCTCGATCGCTTTCGGCATCCCGCTGCAATTCGACAAGGCCTACACCGAAGGCATCACCCAGCTGACCACTGCTGACGTGAACTACGCCGAGGCCCTGGGCTACCGCATCAAGCACCTGGGCGTGGCCCGCCGCACTGCCGAAGGCATTGAACTGCGCGTACACCCGACGCTGATCCCGGCCGATCGCCTGATCGCCAATGTCAATGGCGTGATGAACGCTGTCATGGTCAACGGCGATGCTGCCGGTTCCACCCTGTACTACGGCGCTGGTGCCGGCATGGAGCCTACCGCTTCGTCGGTGGTCGGCGATGTGGTCGATGTGGTCCGCGCCATGACCTCCGACCCGGAAAACCGCGTACCGCACCTGGCCTTCCAGCCGGATTCGCTGTCGGCCCACCCTATCCTGCCGATCGAAGCCTGCGAAAGCGCCTACTACCTGCGCATCCAGGCCAAGGATCACCCGGGGGTACTGGCCCAGGTGGCCAGCATCCTCTCGGAGCGTGGCATCAACATCGAGTCGATCATGCAGAAGGAAGCCGAGGAACAGGACGGCCTGGTGCCGATGATCCTGCTGACCCATCGCGTGGTCGAGCAGCGCATCAACGATGCCATCGTCGCCCTGGAAGCCCTGCAGGACGTGGTCGGCAAGGTCGTGCGCATTCGCGTCGAGCAGCTCAACTAACAATAGTGCCGGCGGGCCGCCAGCGCGGCCCCGGCCCCAGCATCGAAGGTTTGCACCCATGCGCTATATCAGTACCCGCGGCCAGGCACCGGCCCTGAATTTCGAAGACGTCCTGCTGGCTGGCCTGGCCAGTGACGGCGGCCTGTACGTCCCGGAAAACCTGCCACGTTTC
This genomic interval carries:
- a CDS encoding homoserine dehydrogenase, encoding MKPVKVGICGLGTVGGGTFNVLQRNAEEIARRAGRGIEVAQIAMRSQNPNCQITGTPITADVFEVASNPEIDIVIELIGGYTVARELVLKAIENGKHVVTANKALIAVHGNEIFAKAREKGVIVAFEAAVAGGIPVIKAIREGLSANHINWLAGIINGTGNFILTEMREKGRAFPDVLAEAQALGYAEADPTFDVEGIDAAHKLTILASIAFGIPLQFDKAYTEGITQLTTADVNYAEALGYRIKHLGVARRTAEGIELRVHPTLIPADRLIANVNGVMNAVMVNGDAAGSTLYYGAGAGMEPTASSVVGDVVDVVRAMTSDPENRVPHLAFQPDSLSAHPILPIEACESAYYLRIQAKDHPGVLAQVASILSERGINIESIMQKEAEEQDGLVPMILLTHRVVEQRINDAIVALEALQDVVGKVVRIRVEQLN